In Vibrio sp. JC009, a single window of DNA contains:
- a CDS encoding heparinase II/III family protein produces the protein MNAEYQPILLTASEINELRSEIGRDTLMGKTIAKNRQDTDAFMALEYDVPGHGEAGGYEHNRHKQNYQYMNLAGRLYLITGEEKYAKFVTELLEIYADKYLSFDFHVQKNTNPTGRLFHQILNEHVWLLYSSLAFSCVASYMTEEQRERIIKDVFQPMLDMFTIKYAHDFDRIHNHGIWAVAAVGICGLAIGKPEYLELSVYGQERNETGGFLAQISQLFAPSGYYMEGPYYHRYAIRPLCVFAEVIHRHMPEVDIFNYKGGVIGTTVKALLSTAYPNGEFPAMNDASRTMGITDAGVQVAVSMYASHYGLDHNLLGMANIQQQVWMHACGLSLSQAFENESDIDLPCWPSVELCEGPEGDKGAQGFIRMPDKNKDVFQLVMNYGQHGMGHGHFDTLGISYFNRRQEVLREYGFGRWVNVEPKFGGRYLDENKSYARQTIAHNAVTIDETCQNYFDVERADSVHGEPHFFSVDKDTARGMSAFANHHFDGVKQQRSVFLVELDELEAPLLVDLYRLTGEGKHQYDYSHQYEGQIVRTNFGYSSHVELDTLGDKDGYQHLWEVARGRAGDTALVSWLQSNTYYTWLGTSSNSGDEMIFVRSGANDPQFNLRSEPAFMLRSHGESTLFASVLETHGYFNEEFEQSVSARGKVKNIAVIAHDDNGSVVEITTEKSEITMMVSNRKEVDQNARNEVVADNTTYVWNGPFAIETKAISQETK, from the coding sequence GTGAACGCAGAATATCAACCCATTCTACTGACAGCATCAGAAATCAATGAGCTGAGAAGCGAGATTGGCCGGGATACCCTTATGGGAAAAACTATCGCTAAAAACAGACAAGACACTGATGCATTTATGGCTCTGGAATATGACGTTCCCGGACACGGTGAAGCGGGTGGCTACGAGCACAATCGTCACAAGCAGAATTATCAGTATATGAATCTTGCCGGCCGCCTGTATCTCATCACCGGAGAAGAGAAATACGCTAAGTTTGTCACCGAACTTCTGGAAATTTATGCAGATAAATACCTTAGCTTCGATTTCCATGTTCAGAAAAATACGAACCCGACAGGCCGCCTGTTCCACCAGATCCTGAATGAGCATGTATGGCTGTTGTATTCCAGCCTGGCTTTCTCCTGCGTTGCTTCCTATATGACAGAAGAGCAGCGTGAGAGAATTATCAAGGATGTTTTTCAGCCAATGCTGGATATGTTCACCATTAAGTACGCGCATGATTTTGACCGTATCCATAACCATGGCATCTGGGCGGTGGCTGCTGTTGGTATTTGTGGCCTGGCAATCGGTAAACCTGAGTATCTGGAGTTGTCTGTTTATGGTCAGGAGCGTAACGAAACGGGTGGATTCCTTGCCCAGATTTCTCAGCTTTTTGCACCGTCCGGCTACTATATGGAAGGCCCGTATTACCACCGTTATGCGATTCGTCCGCTTTGTGTATTTGCTGAGGTGATTCACCGTCATATGCCGGAAGTGGATATCTTCAATTACAAAGGCGGCGTTATCGGAACGACCGTAAAAGCCCTGCTTTCAACGGCTTACCCGAATGGCGAGTTCCCTGCGATGAACGATGCTTCCCGTACTATGGGAATTACCGATGCAGGTGTTCAGGTTGCCGTTTCCATGTATGCCAGTCATTACGGCTTGGATCACAACCTGCTGGGTATGGCAAATATTCAGCAGCAGGTCTGGATGCATGCCTGTGGCCTTTCACTGTCACAGGCATTTGAAAATGAAAGTGATATTGACCTGCCATGCTGGCCGAGTGTTGAGCTGTGCGAAGGTCCTGAAGGCGATAAGGGGGCCCAGGGCTTTATCCGTATGCCGGATAAAAACAAGGATGTGTTCCAGCTTGTGATGAACTACGGTCAGCATGGGATGGGGCATGGTCACTTTGATACGCTCGGGATCAGCTACTTTAACCGTCGTCAGGAAGTGCTGCGTGAATATGGCTTCGGGCGCTGGGTTAACGTTGAACCTAAGTTTGGCGGCCGTTACCTGGACGAAAACAAGTCATATGCCCGTCAGACCATTGCTCACAACGCAGTGACGATTGACGAAACCTGCCAGAACTATTTTGATGTGGAGAGGGCAGACTCTGTTCACGGTGAACCTCATTTCTTTAGCGTTGACAAGGATACGGCTCGCGGAATGAGCGCCTTTGCTAACCACCATTTTGATGGCGTAAAGCAGCAGCGCAGTGTGTTCTTAGTTGAGCTTGACGAGCTGGAGGCTCCGCTTCTGGTTGATTTGTACCGCCTCACGGGCGAAGGAAAACATCAGTATGACTACTCGCATCAGTATGAAGGGCAGATAGTACGTACTAACTTCGGTTATAGCAGTCATGTGGAACTGGATACCCTGGGTGACAAAGATGGCTACCAGCACCTGTGGGAAGTGGCCCGGGGCAGAGCCGGTGATACTGCGCTGGTGAGCTGGCTGCAGAGCAATACCTATTACACCTGGCTGGGAACCAGTTCTAACAGTGGCGATGAGATGATTTTTGTCCGCTCTGGTGCCAATGACCCGCAGTTTAACCTGCGCAGTGAGCCGGCGTTTATGCTGCGCTCTCACGGTGAAAGCACTCTGTTTGCTTCTGTGCTGGAAACTCACGGTTATTTCAACGAAGAGTTTGAACAGTCTGTTTCTGCGCGCGGTAAGGTGAAAAATATTGCGGTTATTGCCCATGATGATAACGGCTCTGTGGTTGAAATTACCACGGAAAAATCTGAAATCACCATGATGGTCAGCAACCGGAAAGAGGTTGATCAGAACGCCAGAAATGAAGTGGTGGCAGATAACACAACTTATGTATGGAATGGCCCGTTTGCGATTGAAACAAAGGCTATCAGCCAGGAGACGAAATAA
- a CDS encoding cupin domain-containing protein, whose amino-acid sequence MNSFFKIDDNDWEELGGGIKRKIVGYTDDLMAVHLEFDKGAIGAPHAHDIHDQIGYVVKGSFEAEVDGEKCVLTAGDAYIAAKHMVHGAVALEEGSILLDLFSPHREDFLK is encoded by the coding sequence ATGAATTCTTTTTTTAAAATTGACGACAATGACTGGGAAGAGCTTGGTGGCGGCATCAAGAGAAAAATTGTCGGTTATACAGACGACCTGATGGCGGTTCACCTTGAATTTGACAAGGGAGCAATTGGTGCGCCTCATGCCCATGATATTCATGATCAGATTGGTTATGTGGTTAAGGGAAGCTTTGAAGCCGAAGTTGACGGTGAAAAATGTGTTCTGACAGCAGGTGATGCTTATATTGCCGCCAAGCACATGGTACACGGCGCTGTAGCACTGGAAGAAGGCAGTATTCTTCTGGATCTTTTCTCTCCGCACAGAGAAGACTTCCTGAAGTAA
- a CDS encoding diguanylate cyclase — MQSICNNQKRLLILIIAEVILLISLVMVSAYLLRMQAVGQEKFKTATTLRYESYQLADQLRQSSDDLTRMVRSYAVSENSQFKEYFWDILAIRNGEKARPENYERIYWDFMTVDAPKAPFPDGEKASLEALMLMAGFTESEFLLLNQAQQNSDELVHLEEIAMNAMVGKFQDRDGNFIVTGKPDPVMARNILYGPEYHEAKRNIMVPINEFLEAIDIRTKEGVLQANAQVKFYQTALIAALGTLLINGVFLVMTTWRFHTVLVDKLQRAVKSQSRELHVRKKVERKLEQSNDQLTALSITDGLTGIANRRHFDEVFASEYLRHCRSGEKLSLILLDIDYFKPFNDFYGHVKGDECLRQVAKIISDSIVLPADIASRYGGEEFACILPETGIKGARRVARRILQQLQDTSIPHERSPEGRVSVSIGVVSSRCVHELSEEALVVRADRLLYRAKNSGRNRAEFEAEADAAKSTEGKFIRLKWQDSYCSGNETIDLQHKMIFESSNKLMETFISSDDSLLVSEAMSAFLKEMEQHFRDEEEILKDAGYSETLAHAAEHMALLNEVHQLVERFNNSQLTLEELFSFVSSELVMGHFIGEDQQFFSFINSEQNKAKQAK, encoded by the coding sequence ATGCAGAGCATATGTAACAATCAGAAGAGACTGCTTATCCTGATTATTGCAGAAGTGATACTTCTGATAAGTCTGGTGATGGTTTCTGCTTATCTGTTAAGAATGCAGGCCGTTGGTCAGGAAAAGTTTAAAACCGCGACCACGCTTCGCTATGAATCCTACCAGCTTGCTGATCAGCTCAGGCAAAGCTCAGATGATCTGACCCGGATGGTTCGCTCCTATGCGGTTTCAGAGAACTCTCAGTTCAAAGAGTATTTTTGGGATATTCTTGCGATCCGAAATGGTGAAAAAGCCCGACCAGAAAACTATGAGCGTATCTACTGGGATTTTATGACAGTTGATGCTCCCAAAGCTCCCTTCCCTGATGGTGAGAAAGCGTCACTGGAAGCCCTTATGCTCATGGCCGGATTTACCGAAAGTGAGTTCCTGTTGTTGAATCAGGCTCAGCAAAATTCTGATGAGCTGGTGCACCTTGAAGAGATTGCAATGAATGCAATGGTCGGCAAGTTTCAGGATCGGGACGGGAATTTCATCGTGACAGGTAAGCCTGATCCGGTAATGGCAAGAAATATTCTCTACGGGCCGGAATACCATGAAGCCAAAAGAAACATTATGGTGCCCATCAATGAGTTTCTTGAGGCGATTGATATCCGGACCAAAGAAGGTGTTTTACAGGCGAACGCGCAGGTTAAATTTTACCAGACGGCATTAATTGCCGCTCTGGGAACACTTTTGATTAACGGTGTGTTTCTGGTAATGACCACATGGCGCTTCCATACCGTGTTGGTTGACAAACTTCAGAGAGCGGTAAAGAGTCAGTCACGCGAGCTGCATGTTCGTAAAAAGGTGGAGAGAAAACTGGAGCAGTCTAACGACCAGCTTACGGCTTTGAGCATTACCGATGGCTTAACAGGAATTGCTAACCGGCGACACTTTGATGAGGTTTTTGCCAGCGAGTATCTGAGGCACTGCCGCTCCGGAGAAAAGTTGTCTCTGATTTTACTTGATATCGATTATTTTAAGCCATTTAACGATTTCTATGGTCATGTAAAGGGCGATGAATGTCTCAGGCAGGTTGCTAAGATCATCTCTGATAGCATTGTTCTCCCGGCAGATATCGCGTCGCGTTATGGTGGTGAGGAGTTTGCCTGTATCTTGCCTGAAACGGGAATAAAGGGCGCAAGAAGGGTTGCCCGTAGAATACTGCAGCAATTGCAGGATACCAGTATTCCACATGAACGCTCACCGGAGGGGCGGGTTAGTGTCAGTATTGGTGTTGTGTCTTCACGCTGTGTGCATGAACTGAGTGAAGAAGCGCTGGTTGTCCGGGCTGACAGGCTTCTGTACAGGGCTAAAAATTCCGGACGGAACAGAGCCGAGTTTGAAGCAGAAGCGGATGCTGCAAAAAGTACAGAGGGCAAGTTTATCCGGTTGAAGTGGCAGGATTCATACTGCTCTGGCAATGAGACTATCGATCTTCAGCATAAAATGATTTTCGAATCTTCTAATAAGTTAATGGAAACCTTTATTTCAAGCGACGATAGCCTGCTGGTTTCAGAAGCGATGAGCGCATTTCTGAAAGAGATGGAGCAGCACTTCCGGGACGAAGAGGAAATATTAAAGGATGCGGGCTATTCCGAAACGTTAGCCCATGCAGCAGAGCATATGGCGCTTTTAAATGAGGTGCATCAGCTTGTCGAAAGATTTAATAATTCTCAGCTTACTCTGGAAGAGCTGTTTAGTTTTGTTTCTTCAGAGCTGGTTATGGGACACTTTATCGGTGAAGATCAGCAGTTTTTCTCCTTTATAAATAGTGAACAAAACAAGGCTAAACAAGCTAAGTAA
- a CDS encoding 3'-5' exonuclease — protein MQLSAKSVIVLDFETTGLSPNMGDRAIEIGAVKLVDGEVTDTFQQLMNPGFRVSGFIEGYTGISNAMLQNAPDCAEVMAEFADFIGDTPLVAHNASFDKRFLDAEFERIGVTYPGQFACSMLVARRLIQDSPTHKLGDLVHFKQIENDGIFHRALADSQMTARLWMLMVNELELQGISNPSFPFMQKIAKTSKHAVTALLARHMG, from the coding sequence ATGCAGCTATCGGCAAAATCCGTCATTGTTCTCGACTTCGAAACCACAGGCCTTTCACCCAATATGGGAGACAGGGCGATAGAGATAGGTGCAGTTAAGCTGGTAGACGGAGAGGTAACGGATACTTTTCAGCAGCTAATGAATCCCGGGTTTCGTGTAAGTGGTTTTATTGAGGGCTATACCGGGATCAGCAATGCGATGCTGCAGAATGCTCCGGATTGCGCAGAGGTAATGGCAGAGTTTGCAGACTTTATTGGTGACACTCCTCTGGTCGCCCACAACGCCTCTTTCGATAAGCGCTTTCTGGATGCGGAATTTGAACGCATCGGTGTGACCTACCCAGGCCAGTTTGCCTGTTCTATGCTGGTGGCCAGACGGCTTATTCAGGACTCCCCAACCCATAAACTGGGTGACCTGGTGCACTTTAAGCAGATAGAAAATGATGGCATCTTTCACCGGGCATTAGCCGATTCGCAGATGACCGCCCGTTTGTGGATGCTGATGGTCAATGAGCTGGAGCTGCAGGGCATCAGCAATCCAAGCTTTCCCTTTATGCAGAAAATTGCAAAAACCAGCAAGCATGCAGTCACAGCCTTGTTAGCCAGGCATATGGGCTAA
- a CDS encoding transporter substrate-binding domain-containing protein — translation MNKQLKRFALCGVISLFYPTLSHSESVELDLYTDEFPPLQVQVDDEPRGYVIEYIQRLVQEAAKSHPMQIRHVNFVPWKRAMLAVEESENSLLFAISRTELREKKYQWIGEVSPYETTLYRHVDGPKKVASSLKDLKYFRFGAQSGSAFEDLLRELECPDVMTVTYGRRAIKLLSADRIDYAPLVASSFYYRMEQYGYNPDDYVPVLKIDELSKELWLVTGNKTSAEVVSALQSSHTYLQEKGVLKELIAAYQPDSTVMKKYREQKQAERIGH, via the coding sequence TTGAATAAACAGTTAAAGCGATTTGCCCTGTGTGGTGTTATCTCTCTTTTTTACCCCACGCTGAGTCATTCTGAGTCGGTTGAACTGGATTTATATACGGATGAGTTTCCCCCTCTGCAGGTTCAGGTGGATGATGAGCCCAGAGGGTATGTTATCGAATATATCCAGCGCCTTGTGCAGGAAGCGGCAAAATCGCATCCGATGCAGATCCGGCATGTGAACTTTGTTCCCTGGAAGAGAGCAATGCTGGCGGTGGAGGAGTCGGAAAACTCTTTGCTGTTTGCTATCTCAAGAACAGAGCTGAGAGAGAAAAAATATCAGTGGATAGGGGAAGTCTCACCCTATGAAACCACACTGTACCGGCATGTGGATGGCCCTAAAAAAGTCGCATCTTCACTTAAAGATCTGAAATACTTCCGATTCGGAGCTCAGTCCGGTAGTGCCTTTGAAGATTTGCTCAGGGAGCTTGAGTGTCCCGATGTGATGACGGTGACCTATGGTCGCAGAGCGATCAAATTACTCAGCGCGGATCGCATTGATTACGCCCCACTGGTTGCTTCCAGCTTTTACTACCGGATGGAACAGTACGGATATAACCCAGACGACTACGTTCCGGTTTTAAAGATAGATGAGCTATCAAAAGAGCTTTGGCTTGTGACAGGCAACAAGACCTCTGCTGAGGTCGTATCGGCACTTCAGAGCAGCCACACTTATTTACAGGAAAAGGGAGTCCTGAAGGAATTGATTGCGGCTTATCAGCCTGACAGTACAGTTATGAAAAAGTACCGTGAGCAGAAACAGGCAGAACGTATAGGCCACTGA
- a CDS encoding EAL domain-containing protein, with product MMSVNYIPKINPEQSKIQALVIFTACFSAVYFIVLSFSHKQELSIFVATFATLLLLFVFANRALESLRALDSERAEQQSLDLAVTETAEPKTVSVLDSYREKDTKRLQFVLNISGEGLWEWNMRTGDVTFNTQFQKIVGIHNTEYGFKDFEESIFEEDKERVGNALHALIERNEPYDLEFRIIRPDGKLIWVWDRCGIVEFENEQPVWMIGIVQDITEAKINQERIRRLAYYDPLTTLANRTLFEEKLSGLLQERDHEREYSALLLLDLDLFKLLNETYGYQVGDEVLSVVAEKLDNEVGAKGSVARFEGDKFAILLPHLNDISKLAIAYSQKFSERISLAVSEPVKLKESCGIDVDYSVSASVGGMVFNSAEASAENLIRLTESALRRAKGNSGHGIRVFGPESRLDLDRASVLKKAVHKAYAENEFTTYLQPRYNSSQEMTGGEILLRWLHPTMGALAPRAFLDIAEETNLIVPLGHMVLEKACQLLQEWQSAPETEHLNISVNLSSKQIWHSKFVSDFYAIIDKYPVDKSKLTLEVSESTFLKDIDETVSKLSDVKKFGVKLSLGNFGTGYSSLSNLLKLPVDEIKIDRTIIKDIFIDKQSHLMVQSIMSMADFFQLDVVVEGVETEAQLALLQEYESCLFQGFLFEMPMPVEKFQSEFTL from the coding sequence ATGATGTCGGTGAATTACATTCCTAAAATTAATCCAGAGCAGAGCAAAATACAGGCTCTGGTTATCTTTACTGCCTGCTTTTCAGCGGTTTATTTTATTGTTTTATCTTTCTCTCACAAGCAGGAGTTAAGTATCTTTGTAGCGACTTTTGCTACCTTGCTGCTTTTATTTGTTTTTGCCAACCGGGCTCTTGAGAGTCTCAGAGCTTTGGATAGTGAGAGGGCTGAACAGCAATCGTTAGATCTAGCCGTAACTGAAACAGCAGAGCCTAAAACAGTGTCGGTTCTTGATTCATATCGTGAAAAAGACACCAAACGTCTCCAGTTTGTGCTGAATATCTCCGGTGAAGGTCTCTGGGAGTGGAATATGCGCACCGGTGACGTTACCTTCAATACCCAGTTTCAGAAAATTGTGGGTATTCATAATACAGAGTATGGTTTTAAGGACTTTGAAGAAAGTATCTTTGAAGAAGACAAAGAAAGGGTTGGTAATGCCTTACATGCGCTTATTGAGCGCAATGAGCCTTATGATTTGGAGTTTCGGATAATAAGACCTGACGGCAAGCTTATCTGGGTTTGGGATAGGTGCGGTATTGTTGAGTTTGAGAATGAACAACCGGTCTGGATGATAGGTATTGTTCAGGATATTACCGAGGCAAAAATCAACCAGGAAAGAATACGCCGTCTTGCTTATTACGATCCTCTTACCACTCTTGCCAACCGTACTCTGTTTGAGGAGAAGCTTTCAGGCTTATTACAGGAGCGGGATCACGAGCGGGAATACAGTGCCCTCCTGCTTCTGGACTTAGATCTGTTCAAACTGTTAAACGAAACTTATGGCTATCAGGTTGGTGACGAAGTGCTGTCTGTGGTGGCGGAAAAACTGGATAATGAGGTGGGAGCCAAAGGAAGTGTTGCACGTTTTGAAGGCGACAAGTTTGCCATTCTTCTTCCCCACTTAAACGACATCTCTAAGCTGGCAATTGCCTATAGCCAAAAATTTTCAGAGCGCATCAGCTTAGCGGTTTCGGAGCCCGTGAAGTTAAAAGAAAGCTGTGGCATTGACGTTGATTATTCTGTATCCGCCAGCGTTGGAGGCATGGTGTTTAACTCCGCTGAAGCTTCTGCCGAGAACCTGATCAGACTGACAGAGTCCGCTTTGCGCAGAGCTAAGGGGAACTCGGGGCATGGCATCAGAGTATTCGGCCCGGAAAGTCGCTTAGATCTGGACAGAGCAAGTGTCCTGAAAAAAGCGGTGCATAAAGCGTATGCTGAAAATGAGTTCACGACTTATCTGCAGCCCAGGTATAACTCATCTCAGGAGATGACCGGCGGTGAGATACTATTGCGCTGGTTACATCCCACCATGGGGGCTTTAGCGCCAAGAGCTTTTCTGGATATAGCGGAAGAGACCAATCTTATCGTTCCGTTAGGGCATATGGTTCTGGAAAAAGCCTGTCAGTTGCTGCAGGAGTGGCAGTCCGCTCCTGAGACGGAACATCTGAATATTTCTGTAAATCTGTCATCCAAGCAAATATGGCACTCAAAGTTTGTGTCGGATTTTTACGCTATCATCGACAAGTATCCGGTTGATAAAAGCAAGCTGACTCTGGAGGTTTCAGAGAGTACTTTTTTAAAAGATATCGATGAGACAGTCAGTAAACTGAGTGATGTGAAGAAGTTTGGAGTGAAGCTTTCACTGGGTAACTTTGGGACGGGATACTCCTCTTTAAGCAACCTGTTAAAGCTTCCGGTAGATGAGATAAAAATAGACCGCACCATCATCAAGGATATCTTTATCGATAAACAGTCACATCTGATGGTGCAGTCGATTATGTCTATGGCGGACTTTTTTCAGCTGGATGTGGTTGTGGAAGGGGTGGAGACAGAGGCCCAACTGGCACTGCTTCAGGAGTACGAAAGCTGCCTGTTTCAGGGGTTTCTCTTTGAAATGCCTATGCCGGTGGAGAAGTTTCAAAGTGAGTTTACATTGTAA
- a CDS encoding sodium:solute symporter family protein, giving the protein MELNTMIVCIYFLFLIAIGWMFRTFTNTTSDYFRGGGSMLWWMVGATAFMTQFSAWTFTGAAGKAYNDGFAVAVIFLANAFGYFMNYAYFAPKFRQLRVVTVIEAIRMRFGTTNEQVFTWSSMPNSIVSAGVWLNALAIIASGIFGFDMNTTIIVTGAVVLAMSVTGGSWAVIASDFMQMVIIMAVTVTCAVFAIIEGGGVGEIISNFPVQEGASFVSGNNLNYLSIFGIWAFFIFIKQFSITNNMLNSYRYLAAKDSKNAKKAALLACCLMTLGPMIWFLPSWYVAGQGVDLYSIYPDVGKKAGDFAYLHFVREYMPAGMVGLLVAAMFAATMSSMDSGLNRNSGIFVKNFYEPVLRKDATEKELVFVSKITSTVFGILIILVAMFINSLKGLSLFDTMMYVGALIGFPMTIPAFLGFFIKKTPDWAGWGTLVVGAGVSYVVGFVINADMVEAWFGLEELTKREWSDIKVAIGLIGHISLTGGFFLLSTLFYKPLEEHRQKDVDKFFSNLETPLVAESTAQKKLDNKQREMLGRLIAIAGLGIMLMVLLPNPMLGRFIFILCGAIVGGVGLLLMKAVDKSIEDVEVDQEPETVS; this is encoded by the coding sequence ATGGAACTCAATACAATGATTGTCTGCATCTATTTCCTGTTCTTGATTGCAATAGGATGGATGTTCAGAACATTTACAAACACAACCAGTGATTATTTCCGCGGGGGCGGTAGCATGCTCTGGTGGATGGTTGGTGCGACTGCATTTATGACTCAGTTTTCTGCATGGACTTTTACAGGGGCTGCAGGTAAGGCCTATAACGATGGTTTTGCTGTAGCGGTAATCTTCCTTGCAAACGCATTTGGCTACTTTATGAACTACGCATATTTCGCGCCTAAGTTCAGACAGCTTCGCGTAGTAACAGTCATTGAAGCTATCCGCATGCGTTTTGGTACAACCAATGAGCAGGTATTCACTTGGTCAAGTATGCCAAACTCGATCGTATCTGCGGGTGTATGGCTGAATGCTCTGGCTATTATCGCTTCCGGTATCTTTGGTTTCGATATGAACACAACCATTATCGTAACCGGTGCTGTGGTACTTGCGATGTCGGTAACCGGTGGTTCATGGGCGGTAATTGCATCTGACTTTATGCAGATGGTTATCATCATGGCGGTAACCGTTACCTGTGCTGTATTTGCGATCATTGAGGGTGGCGGTGTTGGTGAGATTATTTCCAACTTCCCGGTTCAGGAAGGTGCATCTTTTGTATCCGGTAACAACCTGAACTACCTGAGCATCTTTGGTATCTGGGCCTTCTTTATCTTTATTAAGCAGTTCTCTATTACCAACAACATGCTTAACTCATACCGCTACCTTGCGGCTAAAGACTCTAAGAATGCGAAGAAAGCGGCTCTGCTTGCCTGCTGCCTGATGACCTTAGGTCCAATGATCTGGTTCCTTCCTTCCTGGTATGTTGCAGGACAAGGCGTGGATCTTTACTCAATCTACCCTGATGTAGGTAAAAAAGCGGGTGACTTTGCTTACCTTCACTTTGTTCGTGAATATATGCCTGCCGGTATGGTTGGCCTGCTGGTTGCAGCAATGTTTGCAGCAACTATGTCTTCAATGGACTCTGGTCTGAACCGTAACTCAGGTATCTTCGTTAAGAACTTCTACGAGCCGGTACTGCGCAAAGATGCGACAGAGAAAGAGCTGGTATTTGTTTCTAAGATCACCTCTACCGTGTTCGGTATTCTGATTATTCTGGTGGCGATGTTTATTAACTCGCTAAAAGGTCTGAGTCTGTTTGATACCATGATGTACGTAGGTGCCCTGATTGGCTTCCCAATGACAATCCCTGCATTCCTTGGTTTCTTTATCAAGAAAACACCGGACTGGGCTGGCTGGGGTACTCTGGTTGTTGGTGCCGGCGTTTCTTATGTAGTTGGCTTTGTTATCAACGCTGATATGGTTGAAGCATGGTTTGGTCTTGAAGAGCTGACTAAGCGTGAGTGGTCTGATATTAAAGTGGCTATCGGCCTGATTGGACATATCTCGCTAACCGGTGGTTTCTTCCTGCTGTCAACGCTGTTCTACAAGCCGCTTGAAGAGCACCGTCAGAAGGATGTAGACAAGTTCTTCAGCAACCTGGAAACGCCACTTGTTGCTGAATCCACTGCTCAGAAGAAACTGGACAACAAGCAGCGTGAAATGCTGGGCCGACTAATCGCAATTGCTGGTCTGGGTATTATGCTGATGGTTCTGCTGCCGAACCCTATGCTGGGAAGATTTATCTTCATTCTTTGTGGCGCAATCGTTGGTGGTGTTGGTCTGCTACTGATGAAAGCGGTTGATAAGAGCATTGAAGATGTTGAAGTGGATCAAGAACCTGAAACAGTATCTTAA
- a CDS encoding SDR family NAD(P)-dependent oxidoreductase, giving the protein MSEKIALITGATGGIGFQVAKRLGQDGYTLVLNGIENEQGAKCVAELQEQGIKAEYYGFDVTDEMAVTETVTAIGEKYGKIDVVVNNAGGLGGRSSIEEMSTEFFRKVMALNLDSAFFVSRAAIPFLKKAENGSIINFTSNAAWNAGGPGAGIYGTSKAAVHTLTRALAKELAPVGIRVNAVSPGTIDTPFHAQIKSTKPEVFASWANSIMLGRLGQPEEVASVISFLVSDDASFITAETVQIGGGQALGI; this is encoded by the coding sequence ATGTCTGAGAAAATTGCATTAATCACTGGTGCGACCGGTGGTATCGGCTTTCAGGTTGCAAAGCGACTTGGTCAAGATGGTTATACCCTAGTTTTAAATGGTATTGAAAACGAGCAGGGCGCAAAGTGTGTTGCTGAATTACAGGAGCAGGGCATTAAGGCTGAATATTACGGTTTTGACGTTACTGATGAAATGGCGGTAACTGAAACCGTTACTGCTATTGGTGAGAAGTACGGCAAAATCGATGTTGTCGTTAATAACGCCGGCGGCCTGGGTGGACGTAGTTCCATCGAAGAGATGAGCACGGAGTTCTTCCGTAAAGTTATGGCTCTGAACCTTGATAGTGCATTCTTCGTTTCCCGTGCGGCGATCCCGTTTTTGAAAAAAGCTGAAAATGGCTCCATCATCAACTTTACTTCAAATGCGGCATGGAATGCTGGTGGCCCGGGTGCAGGTATCTACGGTACTTCTAAAGCGGCGGTTCATACCCTTACCCGCGCACTTGCGAAAGAGCTGGCCCCTGTTGGGATCCGTGTAAATGCGGTATCTCCGGGTACCATAGATACGCCTTTCCACGCACAAATTAAATCAACTAAGCCTGAAGTGTTTGCTTCCTGGGCAAACAGCATCATGCTGGGCCGCCTTGGTCAGCCAGAGGAAGTGGCTTCAGTGATCTCCTTCCTGGTAAGTGACGACGCTTCGTTTATTACAGCTGAAACTGTTCAGATTGGTGGCGGGCAGGCTCTGGGTATTTAA